The Arachis hypogaea cultivar Tifrunner chromosome 14, arahy.Tifrunner.gnm2.J5K5, whole genome shotgun sequence DNA window TAAACTTGcaaatcttcttgcattcttgtTCTGTTAGAGCTGGATGAGCCTGAACAAGGAGGAAAAAGTAATATTATCcaaatgcaaaagaaaaaaaaataacaaatataaccAATGCTGCATGGTTGATTGGTTGAGAATGAAATTTAAACTATGTTGCATAAAATTTTGCAAAGGTATAATAGGGTAGGGATACATATACTATATCTGCTATATATAATGGGAATATATAAAAGTTTCGGTTTAAAATTcccttctttatatatatatacataaaagtagattttataatttttaggaTTTGAACCTAAGACTTCTTAGATATAATGTAAGGTATTTTTCATCTTGTAATTACAAATTCATTATTTGGATACATATTTAATAGACAAAAGAGTGAACCAATAGACACGGTTAATTCCTATTAATATACTAGTGGTATATTCTTTAagattataaataaaagaaaattgtaatGTAAAATAGGCATAATTTGGATAATATGTGAGTGCAAATATCTAGAGAGAGAGAAGATATGAAAGAAGACCATTTATGAGTCCAAAGCAAATGTACCTTGAGATAAATATCCACAGCTCTATAAAGGCCATCATCAATTACACGAGCATACTCAGGTAGTATCTCAATCAAACCAACAAATTTCTGCATGCTTAAGTAAGGATCGGTTGCAATTTCTGCAAGATAAGCATCAATAAGCTGCCCTACTTTTAGCAGAGAACCATGGCTACTAGTTGAGCCGAAACCATCGGAATCATATCCGTAATCATCAGCTTCTTCCTCCTCAATCCGCTGCAAGAAATTCTCCAGCAACCTGTGAACTGTATCAACATCAAACAAGGAGTCTCCACTCTGCAGAGACGGTATGAGAAGGTCGTCGAGCGAAACGGTTTCCAACCTCAATGAGATTCTCCTTTCAAGTTCAAGCCTACATGGAATTGCTGCACCCAAAATGATAGCCATCTTCAACATTCCAAACATAAATGTCAGTGGAATTGAAGAGTTTTTATCTGCTGGCATGAGACTCACAAGAGTTTCCACAATAGTCCTCTGGTCCAATTCCATTGTTGTTGGACTTGAATTCGCCCTGGAAGGATTCAAGAACTGGCTTTTACCAATACCCTTGAGTGATGATTGAGCATAATGCATAAGTGAAGCCATGATGCTCTCTGATCTAACTCCCATTCTCCCCATGGCGCATATAACTCGCTGGAAGAAATCGATACACAAGACCGATAGATCCTCGACCCACCATGCAATGACACAATCCTCCTTTAGCTCTCTGGACTCGCCGTCGCACTCTAGCCGAGATAAACCGGAAGCTAGCTGctccttgcatgcattcattgctATGGATTCCACACACCTTCTTGGAATTTCAATCTGCTCCACTAGTGGTGGTAACATCTCACAGGTGGATAAAACTTCCACTGATTTCTGAAGATCTTGAAAAACAATGTCTTTCAGATAAGATTCTGTTCTTGAGATGAGGTTTTGGTCTTTGTATTCCTCTGTCATTTCAAGGTACTCAGCAGCGCAACGTAGCCTCGTAACATTGAATGTAGTGATCTCAAAATTCATGCCATAGCAAAACTTCATGGCTAGTTCAAATGTTTGGTGCCCCCCTGGGAAATTGAGGAGTTCCAAGCTTGAAACGGTTGAAACCTTGGCATCAGCAACCATTTTTCGGATCTTGCCACTTAGAGTCACCAAGGGAAACTTCATGAATCAAGACAAAGTAACaggttaattttattttcaattgtgaATTTAACGAGAACATGCCTATGAATTTTCTTAGAggaaaaaaaaatctgattttaCCTTATGCAGCAAAAATGATTCTCCATCAACTACAATTGTAATGTCACCGGCAACGTCGGCAAAAATTCTGCAATTAAAAAGAACAATATGACAATTACTTTCAATCTGTCACAAAATCTTATTAAGGGAACATGATCTCAAAAATCTTGTACATCTTTTGATTCCTTCTATCCTAACAAACTATCAAGCACAGTTCTTTGAAATCATCAAGCATGCAATTTTACTAGAATTATTTTCATGAGAATGTAGATCCTTCTTAAACTCATGTTGCATATTTAGTTCTCACTTCaagattaatataaataatatgcaTAGTCTAGAAACCATTTTTGTTTAGAAGAAGTACCTTGTAGTGAATGAGTTACAGAACTTAGGAGTAGTGGCTGGAGAGCGTTTAGAAGAGAGTGATGAATTCTCAGAAACCATTTTTGTTTTTTAagttctcttttcctttttctaattttcttcctcctccttctacTACCTCAGCTGTGAAAATGTTTCAGAAATAGCAacacaaaaagaaaaagcttTGTTGAGAGTGAAATTAAACTAAGGAATAATGTGTACGGCTAAGATTGTTTTGTTGAGGAATATTTTGGAACTATAACACTCTCCTCTTCTCTCACACTCACACAGTCACACCAAATATAGCATTCAATTATTATTCACAACACATTTCACAAATTGCCATGACATGACAGGAAGGAACGCATAATgatgcttttctttctttctttctctcttttcgttTTCATCAAAACATGAGATGTTTGGTGTAGTCAGCCTATGGTCTTATTCTCAGACCCATCTTTTGCTTTTTGgctgcttttgtttcccacttttGCATTATATTACTATCATCGTTCaacattattttatttcataccaGCTAATATTAATgggtttcgaaaaaaaaaattgttattaaaaataaaaaaaatatattataaattttaaatcttaaattctaatctaactttaaattttattagtataACACTCTTTAAGGATGAGTCTTATAAAATAccataatatatactatatacgTAGTATATACACATTCATATTTACATGTTATATCATCTAAGAAAAATATATACCAtgactaaataaaatataaattatataattatataaacacATAAAAAACTCATAATGTAATCAAGTATTAGTGTTGGTATTGGACATAAGACTTTACACTTAAAAAGAGACCGAGTGATATGCCAAGATTTTGGCAACAGGGGAGTGCCTCtccctgtgtgtgtgtgtgtgtgaatatGCTTTCTTGGTATTCGGCTTTTTGAAATGGGCAAAGACAAATAAACGGTGGATTTATGGCATTTAACTATGCCAATTACTCAATCACAGTTACACGCATTATTATAGCATAAAACGTGTcccttcaaaaatcaaatttacagCCTTGCTTCTTTCCCTGTTATTTGCAGCTTTGAATGTTCTCTTTTGGGAATATGCATATAAGACTGTTAATTATTGGAGACATTTGTACAAAGCGGTTACGATGGAATTCAAAGTTCATACATATGACAATTATTGTGGTGATACCATTCTTTGTGTCAACTTTATGCTTGAGACCATTTTAAACGCATTAGTCtagtttaaaaactaaaaatgttTAGGGCCCTTTGGGAAACTCTAGAAGTagcttttttttacttttgacttatgaaaagtagtagtattaatgtctggtgcaattttcaaaaccaaattgcaattttctaagaagctattttgtagcttatagagaagttaaaaaaatgacttctctcataatacttctacttttcattacatttctataaaataagtaattttagagttaaaaattcaaacacagaataacttatttataagttatttttaacagagttatttattgtttaagttattttatcaaaaggaaCTTAATTATTGTTTAAATCTCTACAAAACACTTGTTATAATTTTAAGAAAAGTACATTTTCAAGTTTTtaatattgaatttaattttgaagtattattagtgtaaataaattttgaatttgcatccaaattatatataattatgccAATAAAATTAAGTCTTTTTTATATTGATATTGCGTGAATTATATATATGATTAGATGATTTTTCTGTAGTATgattagatttttatttaaagcattgcaaatattttttattattttaacttaataattaataatgtcttttttttatggtattttctAACTTAGCATGTTAAAGATTAATTTCCGCAACTTCGAATTCtatataattacttttttaaagAGTAAATAATCATTTCTAATCATGAGATGCCGACAAAAATGACCATGAAAAGTTAAAACTAAGAAGGTCTTCAATGATGTGGAGGAGGTGGTTAGAGGGACGGGTGGGGAAAGAAATAAAGCGGTGGTGGTGTTAGAGTTGGTGATAATGGAAGGGAAAGAAAGGTGAGGGGGATGGTGGTGGTGGAATGGGGTTGTGATGACGGAGAAGGATGGAGGGTAGAAGCAGAGGCAGAGGGAGCGGCAATTAAATTATTAAGGTAAGGGATTGAATTTAGAGATAAAGGAAGATGAAATGTTAGGGGTATTTACGGAATTatgaacaaaaatttaataattgatcATTTTTGTCGAACAAAACTTATTTTATATGggtataattttagttttaattttcatAGTTAATTTTGTCAGCATCTAAatcttttaagataaaaaatgactatttactcttttctaaaaataaaagatgGAAGTACTAGTAAAAGATAAATTTgtcatttttaattataaaagactAGACAATAACTTTAATCATAattgatttatatattttatgattacAATTGTGTGCCTTCAAATCttttataataatacaaaatGAGACTTTATAAGTTTAAGTCTttgaaaacagaataaaaaatggaTAGAATTCATAGTttgccaaaaaaaatatttttattttaaagagatcATTATTATTTGAAAATCTATTTGGATGACATTAAATATATGATTAGCTTATCCGATATTATTATAATCATTGATAAGTAAAAGGAGTATATTGTTCTTAGAAAATGTATCACTTTAACAATTCTAACAatttatttaatcaataaaaattgtgatcctcttttttttttttttatttctatccaTATTAGCCAAATCAATGTTTTGATTTTCTGttgaatataattttaataagtcTTAAATGAACTTCcaaaaatttaatgtaaataAACGAATTTTTATCctatatttttgaattatatattCTCTCGTTTAATTATGTTCATTGAGTAAATAGAATTTAttcttttgaaaattatatataaaaaacttTATAGAGAATAAAATATTAGCATATTGCACTAATCATGGAATCCAAAATGTTGATATGATAATAAGTTGCCGTGATATCAAGTTACCATGCAGTAACGTGATTATATTGCGGTTGAAAAAAAGCAAAAGGTGTTTGAGTTGTTGATAGGGAGGGCATTCCAGAATCCATAAATAATAACATTGAGCTTTGCATTTGAGGAACAAAAACAATGGAAGGAAGAAGGGTCAAATGGTCAATGTAAGttgatgaagaaaagaaaaaggaagagaggaTGTGATTGGAAAAAGATAATTAAAGTGTTGTTAGGGACACACATACATCTGACATGAACATGGATCGATGCTATCTCTAATAAGGTGTCACGGAACTCAATAAAGATGCAATTATTACAGACAGCAccaacttctctctctctctctcttgtttaCAAGAATAACAGACACAAAATCTTGTTTTTGAGAAATAGTGTTTTAAAAcactaatttatatattttgtttgttaTATAAAAGACATAAAGATATTAATAagaaatatattttgtttttttattatttttattaagtttttaataattatatttttattattttttaaattgtgtaaagaaaagataaattaaattttctattatttatcttattttatatttaatttattatctaacaaaatattaaatattaatttttgtatttttattttttatattttattttcattgatttATCTTATTCTATTCTAAAAAATAAGTATAACTATTGTGTATGAGCTTTATATTTGTATGAAAAGTAATTAAGACTAGTtcctttatataaaaatataataaattgtatttatatttaatcaattattattttaatcaattttattttaaatttcttttttcatAATACTAGTATATGTATTTGTATTTTGTACGaagtaatatataaaaatatatgaattaaaaaatgaaaatacataaaataattgtCACTATAAAatgtttacaaaataaaattaaatttaaagtttaactgtttttaatattatatctatttttaaaatagaataattgaaatatttatattaattcttttattaaaaattttgtgtaAATTATATTGATGATTAAACTTGAAAATATCCTTAGCTTCCTTAATTCATCTAAACCAAATCCTTCTTTAATTGATGTGCAAGAGCAAAACTTTCAAGTAATTTTTATTCTTAACTTCTGAAAATACCACATGTAGTTAGCCATGTATAAAAATCGGTcggaaaaagtattttttaacaTATGCTAAAATTTACTCTTGAAGCTTAtttattataagtttataacattTTCACTATTAgttttaagtttaattatattttggatcttacagaataatatattaatatttactagatataatatttaaaaataaaaataaaattttttcattctaataTTTCGtctcaatttaattaaaattttatattattttaattattctatcaaaataattatacaaatgataaaaatttgttgattttttattaagatgatactatttttttaaagtgcagttgattttattttatctattaattttaatataaattttaatttcaaattaatttatttcttaaaattatcaaaaataatattttaaaaatattatattagaatTGTTCTTATTAAGGCAAAAAATGCTAttatagataattatttttattaaaatttatttagaatgactTTATTTATTGATAAGATATCCATTCCTAGAAAAGCAACATGACATTATTTCCAAGCCTCTTTGTCTGTAGCCTTGTATATAACGTTCATTGAATTGATCAATATTCATATTAGTTTGTGTGAGACAAACCAAAACAATCTATACTATTTAATAATTTCGAGCTAAagagatttaattattctgtatATTCTCTTTATCTATAAAAATTGAATCtgaattaagatatttttttgcTCTCCAATAATGACAGTAACATAGTTAATGACCTAAATTTGTAGATAGGATGGTATAATCTAACAATTTGTAAATAAAGCATTCTACAATCATGTATTGTACTATCATCTTTTGTTACCTATGAGTTAAATTCatgtgaaaacaaaataaaaataaaaaccaatcaaAATTACTAAGTGATAGTTTTATATCAAGAACAAATAGTatctaattaatataataaacaaTTAGTAAAACATAATCACAAACATAAAATTAAGAGTGTGTTTCATTAAATtaaggtgaaaactcaagtgcagtcgacttcaagtgaagttgatatctgagagtcgttagatgatttgactgatctgactaaattttcatctaacgactttcagatatcaacttcacgtgacttcacttgagttttcaccttaaattaattttttttatattttttagtatatttaacaaaattttaataataaaaataaaaatactaaaaaaaaataaaaacatcttattttaaaagttacaatttatataattttaaattttttattaaaaaatatttttaatataaataaatatttttatattattatatctaaatataattattaaataaaaaatatttttatataagatatccaaatataagatttttttttaaaagagtttttttaaaaaataacttaattttttttaaaaaaaattcatccaaacaaattctaaaatatttgtgtattttattttagtttacagaaaaaaataatttttttaaatttatttatgtataaagtcctttaaataaaagtgaaaaaaaaaagagagaataaaaaaaaagataaaaataaaaagccaaGCGAGCAGATAAATAGATGTATCATATGAAATATGGCTATGAATAATGATATTATGGTTTCCATATCGTGTGAGTAATAATCCTTAATCAGTTTATGGGTTGTGTTGGGTTGGGTGGCTCAAAACAATGCTAATCCTCAACCTCACTCCTCTTCCTTCCTCGtaagttttcttcttttttttgttctcCTCTCAACCTTAATTGTtgtccaattttttttcttttttctttccgtttagttagttagttagttgttcttcttgttgtaGGTTCTCTGTTGCAAATTGCCCACTGTTTATTCAGAAAACACAGTTATTGATTCCTTCCAATCTTAGTTACTCCTTTTCTGCTACAGGTTCTCTCTTATTCTCACTCTCTTGCTTCATGTGggtattatgattattattatgccatcattttttgtttgtcaagttttgatttttaatttgtgggttatgttgtgtgttttgtgtttttgatGCAGAAACCAGAAAGTTGAAGACTTTTCAGCTCAAGGCTGGATTTTGGGAGTCAATTAAATCTGGGTATGTtgcaatttgattgaaaaaatggAATAGAAAATGGCATTATGTTTGGACATTGTATTTATTAGTCTTGGATTGCACAAAATCTATTGGATATTCAATGGAAACATGACTACTTTGTGGCTTATATTGCGGTTTGCATTGTGATTGTGGGAAAACATGGATCATATGATTGTAAGCGGATCACAATTTAAATCTGGAAGCCTTAGTTTGGTAAAATTGTTATCATGAAGGAAGGATAATTAACATGTTGGAGTAGTTACTTTTTCCTTCAATTTGCAGGGGTGGTTCTTATATAGTTATATTTGCCGGTTGTCATTTGATTTTGTAGCTCTGGTAGGTACACTTTCGACGAGTTTTGTTGTATAGAAATTTTTGCTTTGATTAATGTAATCTTTTTGTGTTCCCTAGTAATGCTTTATAAGACTGAATGCCAAGACAGCCTTCTGTATAAGGAATGTTTTGTATAGAACAAAGAAGTTATAGCAGTTCTGAATGTATTAGTGGAATCTGAGGTTCTGGGGTGGAATTCAACCTCAGAAACCGGAAATTGGTGTGCGTTACAATATGAAATagcagaaaatagaagaaacaatatGTAAATTGTCCTGGGTAGTATAGAGACCCTTCGTCCTCACATTCCTTTCTGAACAAAATGACCTAACTAACTCTCCTCACTCCCTCGCATATATAAAGCCTTGTTCTTCATCCCCAAATCTTCACATGATCTCAGTCTCCTTCCTCATCATGACTAAATTAATAGAGAGGTTTTGTACAGTATAGGGCCTTCAtcacaaaatatataaattagaGAGACTTGGCTGAAAAACGTGTCTATAGGGTCTTTTGTCATGCATTTCATGCTCGTCATCATCTATCCAAACAAGATACCAGTACATAACTTGTGTTTTTGTCTCTGTCTGTTGTTAATTCCAAACAGAATACTAATACTATTCTTTTAAGTCTTTGTCTCTtattttcctttctctttctctgtTTCGGTGTATCTGTCTCCGGATAGAATCCAAACGGAGCCTAGGACCTTATTGAAATTTGTACACAATATATAGGATCTAATTGAAGATTGAATGAAACTATATGAACTTCTTGAATAATTTAACCTCCTATCAATTACATATGATATATTGACCAATAGTGTATCTCTTATCTTGAAAGTTCCTTTGCTTGTTCTCCTTCTCAGGTTGATTAAGAACAACACTACACAAGTTGTTGATCCACCCAACatagatgaagaagatgaagaacctTTGCCTCAAGAGTTTGTCCTTGTTGAAAAGACTGAACCTGATGGAACAATTGAGCAAATAATATTCTCTTCAGGTGGAGATATTGATGTTTATGACCTTCAAGCTCTCTGTGACAAGGTGTGTATCTAATGCATCTTTACTCATGCATTAATGTTTCTATTATCGTGTTTGTTTGGTGTAATCGTGCATATGCTAGCCTTGGAATTCATCTAAATCTTATCTGAAGAATTgatgaaaatcatcaagaacttcCTTTATTACATCTTTGGActgataacaataattaatttcttGTTCAATATTCTAGTTTCCTTTACAATTAACAACATAAAGAACTTGTTTACCTGTTTACATCATTCATGGAAATAGTTTACTTAAATCCAAAATTTCAGTACTGAATTggcccttttattttatttttttctttttctcaataAACAAACCCGCACTCATATGACGAGTGGTTAATCTCTTTAACAGGTAGGGTGGCCACGGAGGCCATTGTCGAAATTAGCTGCTGCTTTAAAAAATAGCTATATTGTAGCCTCATTGCATTCTGTAAGAAAGTCTCCGGGGTCAGGTAAAAATAATATGATTCCTTTCTGTGTCCTGCGTTTACATTGACTATTCAGTTGTTATGCTATTTCTTTGTGCCTGTGGTTATCCAAACCTATTTGATGAACATTTTGGTGTACTTGGCGAAGTTATTTCACAGAGGGGAATGAACAAAAGAGATTAATCGGCATGGCTCGTGCTACTTCAGACCATGCCTTCAATGCCACAATTTGGGATGTCCTAGTTGATCCTGGTTACCAGGTATTTTCTGTCAACCAAACATTAACTTCAATTTTGGTGCTGCTTACCGAAAGAGTTTACATTTGGTGTCTATAACTCTATTTGAActtataacataaaaattaagctataatttttaAGGCAAAGAAAGAACAATTCCAATAAGCAATAACCTTTATCATGCTTTATGCGCAACTTATATTCTGTTGTTTGCTTGAAAGTATGTTGGGTAAAATAAATGCACTTGAATTCAGAGGAAGCTAAGCTTGTATGCATATAAAGTGGTGTCGAATTCAGGCATTTCTGCTAAATCATTTTTGTGCTTGAGTACCTCGTGTTAGCTGAAGTACTGGTTATTGATGTCATTGTAACTTGTATAGGGCCAAGGTCTTGGTAAAGCTCTTGTAGAGAAACTGATTCGAGCTCTTTTGCAAAAGGACATCGGCAATATAACTCTGTTTGCAGATAGTAAAGGTATAACAACATTCGCAAAGTTTACACTTATTATCATCGACAATGTCCGATATAATAGAACTTGACTGCTATGTCATTAGTGGTTAGATATTTTGTGTGCTTGCACTATCATTTCGATAGTTTGGCCTTAGGGTAAATTACACTGACCTTCTTGAAGTTAGTTAATATTACACGGCGACAGGCCTTAATTTTTCATGCCTACATTGAGTCATTGACTTTTCCTATGGGAAGGTGAGCCTTATGTTTATAAGAGAAATCAACATCATGTTTATAAAATATAAGGTAAGAAGGTGGAAACTCACATACATTTGTCTTTATGTGAAGTTGTTAGTTGAGACCGTTAGATAACAATTTAGTCAAACATGTCAAATTATCTAATGGTTCTTAATTAATAACTTCACATGAAGATAACTGCATGTGAGAATATTGAGTGTCGTATAACTTAACCTTAGGAGAATTTGTAGTAAATTTAGGAATTTACCCTAAAATATTTAAGGGGCATGTTAGGAATATCCTCGGTTAGGAGTATCATCGTGCATGTTACTTCGTTAAACGTGTTCTTCGATCCGTCTATCATTGCCTCTTGTTGATGGCCTGCACACTATGAACATTCTGCTATTCCTTTAGTTCAACATTTGATTGGAAAGTTAGGGTTTCATTTCATGCTTGGAGTTTCACATTTTCTTTTGTATGTTGAATGCAGTTGTGGATTTCTACCGGAATTTAGGttttgaagctgaccctgaaggCATAAAAGGCATGTTTTGGTACCCAAATTACTAATTGCAACCATTGATTAACTTTGCAACCAATGTGTATGCAAgtttatcttttgattttataatatGAAATTACACAGAATTGACATcaatttgtaattattattattgcgtTAGGCGCTagtatttttcctttttatatccaaattatttgattaaagaaTTAGATTCACATATAAAAACTTGAGTATTTACTTTATACCTGAAAAAAAAATGTGACAATGTTGGTTATCTCTTGGTACCTGCTTGGTTTGGGAGTAAAAGGGGGTGAAAATTTCATTAATCAAATGTTATGTATGATATTTTTTTTGTGTGGACGGATAAATACTTATAtaggatttttttcttttaactcaACAAAAGAATTGTGTGATCTTTTTAATGATtaagaatttatatatttaattttgattattgaGTTATGCagtttctataaaataaaaaatctgttTGTCATTTCATTATATAGAAATATTATCTATGAAAATTCACCCTCTACTCTATTTTACATTCATTCCAATACCAGACTGACCGTTccactccttttttttttatgcataatgtataatcaaataatattttttattgttggacGAAATTTTTTTGAATCGAAAGCTCAACACAATAAAATGGAGTAACAAAGCAAAGAATATAAGACAagaaaactaaaagtaatccttAGTCATTTTTGATAATGTTATCAACaacaagaaataattaaatatcattttactCTTTATAACTCTTAATTGACCTATTAATTATTTTTGCAAcacttgcttcttgatttctgaaGATTCTGTCATTCTTTTTTAGCCGAGTACTCTAAACGATAGTAAAAAATCAATCAACCATTTGTTACGTTTTTTCTTTCTAACAAGAcctattcaattttcaaaatgttGGTTAATAGTTCTTGAAATAGACCATGGTTTATCATAGGTTAACAACCAAGCGCACCACACCTGCTAAgtaaactcacaaccaataaacaAGTGGTAATCATTCTTAGTctcctttttagtttttacatagAACACACATATTATCATTTTGATCAATCACGTTAAGTCTACTTAATTTCTTCTTGGTATTAACTTTGTCCACTAGTACAAACCAAGTGAATAATTCAACTCGTGGTGGTACCAAACCCCTCCAAATAGAGCTAGTAAAACTGTAACTTGAAAAGTTGAAATATCCTCTGGTACCATCTCAATCTGCAAAATctacacaaatgagttagtagaataaacgtctgatttatcaaattttcatactAGTTGGCCCTCTCTCATACGTTAGTATGGACGAAATTTTGGATTCAAAATAtgactgttttttttttcccATGAATTGCAAGTGGCCAATTTTGCTTTTCTCAACTTGTGGTCCAAAAGCCAcactatatttttttagttttctatggTATCCCTCAATCCGGCAAGCCAAAAATTAATTCGTCGTGGATCAGAGTTCTATTTAAAGGTTTGTCGTTGGCCAATGAGTTGCTACATGCACAATGCGAGATTCGAATCTTTAACACTTGCTTAAGTAGACTAGTAAACTAATCACTAAATCAACCCAATTTGGTTAAAGTCGCAATATATTCATAGGAAAAATGAAATTCCTTCTCTATCCGGTTTTGGCAGGGAAAAAAATTAAGTGTACTTGTCCAAGTTATTATTCAAAATATACGTTTCAGAATGATATAATACTTGATTAGCATTATGTCCGAAGTGTTCTTAACTTTAATA harbors:
- the LOC112743879 gene encoding BTB/POZ domain-containing protein At3g08570: MVSENSSLSSKRSPATTPKFCNSFTTRIFADVAGDITIVVDGESFLLHKFPLVTLSGKIRKMVADAKVSTVSSLELLNFPGGHQTFELAMKFCYGMNFEITTFNVTRLRCAAEYLEMTEEYKDQNLISRTESYLKDIVFQDLQKSVEVLSTCEMLPPLVEQIEIPRRCVESIAMNACKEQLASGLSRLECDGESRELKEDCVIAWWVEDLSVLCIDFFQRVICAMGRMGVRSESIMASLMHYAQSSLKGIGKSQFLNPSRANSSPTTMELDQRTIVETLVSLMPADKNSSIPLTFMFGMLKMAIILGAAIPCRLELERRISLRLETVSLDDLLIPSLQSGDSLFDVDTVHRLLENFLQRIEEEEADDYGYDSDGFGSTSSHGSLLKVGQLIDAYLAEIATDPYLSMQKFVGLIEILPEYARVIDDGLYRAVDIYLKAHPALTEQECKKICKFIDCQKLSQEACNHAAQNDRLPLQMVVQVLYCEQLRLKNAVSGSSGDGLLSQRISSGIPSAAMSPRDNYASLRRENRELKLEISRMRVRLSELEKEQMFMKQGMIDKAGNGRTFLTSLSKGIGRIGIFSSQGGRKCQKSSRKSRASEGKTGRSRKYSVS
- the LOC112743881 gene encoding probable acetyltransferase TAP2, whose amino-acid sequence is MLILNLTPLPSSFSVANCPLFIQKTQLLIPSNLSYSFSATETRKLKTFQLKAGFWESIKSGLIKNNTTQVVDPPNIDEEDEEPLPQEFVLVEKTEPDGTIEQIIFSSGGDIDVYDLQALCDKVGWPRRPLSKLAAALKNSYIVASLHSVRKSPGSEGNEQKRLIGMARATSDHAFNATIWDVLVDPGYQGQGLGKALVEKLIRALLQKDIGNITLFADSKVVDFYRNLGFEADPEGIKGMFWYPNY